From Echinicola soli, a single genomic window includes:
- a CDS encoding TIGR00366 family protein, which yields MTKKFPTIPFPTPFGFALLLSVCSIFFAVVETRPTDHGVGDYTFQVLGYWKDGFWGLLAFTLQMVLILVFGHVLAISKPIASLLDKIAGLAQNNTHAVMLTGGVTMLAGYFNWGFGLILGAVLARKMGEVSSRKGIAINYPLVASSGYLGMMIWHGGFSGSAPLKVAESGHFLEAEIGVIPVSETVLSTFNITLNGLLVMVMLGLLYWLASIKKFNPKYPLEQGGHRIPEGKDKLGWVVGGVICLLAGYDLVSIPVKGWGFISLDYINFLLFGLGLVFHKSLKGYVAATVEAMKGATGIVLQFPFYAGILGVFKSSGLLVLVANYFVRISSPETFPLLAYFSSGLINLFVPSGGGQWAVQGPVIVAAAKDMGLSIPEMVMVMAYGDEITNMLQPFWALPLLAITGISPREMLKYTACFFLVGMMVFVLGIYWFLG from the coding sequence TTGACAAAGAAATTCCCAACGATTCCTTTTCCTACTCCTTTTGGATTTGCACTGCTCTTATCGGTGTGCAGTATTTTTTTCGCCGTAGTGGAAACGCGACCAACTGATCATGGGGTGGGTGATTATACTTTTCAAGTGCTTGGTTATTGGAAGGATGGATTCTGGGGGCTGTTGGCTTTTACCCTTCAGATGGTGCTAATATTGGTGTTTGGTCATGTACTGGCCATCTCCAAGCCGATTGCCAGTTTATTGGACAAGATTGCCGGTCTGGCCCAGAACAACACCCATGCTGTCATGCTGACGGGTGGTGTGACCATGTTAGCCGGATACTTCAATTGGGGTTTTGGGTTGATCCTGGGTGCTGTGCTGGCCAGGAAGATGGGGGAGGTCTCTTCGAGAAAAGGTATAGCGATAAATTATCCTTTAGTGGCCTCCTCGGGCTACTTGGGTATGATGATCTGGCATGGTGGTTTTTCAGGCTCGGCACCTTTGAAGGTAGCGGAGTCCGGTCATTTTTTGGAAGCGGAAATAGGCGTGATCCCGGTAAGTGAAACAGTGCTGAGTACTTTTAACATTACGCTAAATGGCCTTCTTGTCATGGTTATGCTGGGGCTCTTGTATTGGCTTGCCAGCATTAAAAAATTCAACCCGAAATATCCCTTGGAACAGGGTGGACACCGGATTCCGGAGGGGAAAGATAAGCTGGGCTGGGTAGTTGGGGGAGTGATTTGTCTGCTCGCTGGATATGACCTTGTGAGTATCCCCGTTAAGGGTTGGGGATTTATTAGTTTAGATTACATCAACTTCCTGCTCTTTGGATTGGGATTGGTTTTTCACAAAAGCTTGAAGGGCTATGTAGCGGCGACTGTTGAGGCCATGAAAGGAGCTACGGGAATCGTACTTCAGTTTCCGTTTTATGCTGGGATCTTGGGAGTGTTTAAATCTTCGGGATTATTGGTGTTGGTTGCCAATTATTTTGTACGAATAAGTTCACCGGAAACATTTCCACTTTTAGCGTATTTCAGTTCAGGACTGATCAATTTGTTTGTGCCTTCTGGTGGAGGGCAGTGGGCTGTCCAGGGGCCAGTGATTGTAGCCGCTGCCAAAGATATGGGCCTTTCTATTCCCGAAATGGTCATGGTGATGGCCTATGGTGATGAGATTACCAATATGCTCCAGCCATTTTGGGCATTGCCCTTGCTCGCCATTACCGGTATTAGTCCAAGGGAAATGCTCAAATATACAGCTTGTTTCTTCCTTGTCGGAATGATGGTTTTTGTGTTGGGGATTTATTGGTTTTTAGGTTAA
- a CDS encoding acyl-CoA reductase, protein MTLQERIDAFVALGRRIDRLSDAEFEELAFSVENNNSWFTPDHVKLALQGLVTMLDEEKVKSWIGRYDLPAVKKPKSVGVMMAGNIPAVGFHDLMMVLVSGHIAHVKLSSADEVLIKWLVRELVEIAPAFAGQVVMEEMLKAKDAYIATGSDNSARYFNYYFGKYPSVIRKNRTSVAVFDGSETAEDYRELAKDIFQYFGLGCRNVSKVYVREQRQLKDFLTAIEGYNFVFSHHKYLNNYEYNKSIYLINGDEHLDNGFLLCKQSEELVSPVAVLYYETYDDPEKLKELLESQSEKIQCIVSRGRWYPSSVAFGEAQQPAIDDYADHVDTMAFLQRLS, encoded by the coding sequence ATGACACTTCAGGAGAGAATAGATGCCTTTGTGGCGCTAGGCAGGCGGATTGACCGATTATCGGATGCCGAATTTGAAGAGCTGGCATTTAGCGTAGAGAACAATAACAGCTGGTTTACTCCAGATCATGTAAAGCTAGCCTTGCAGGGATTGGTGACCATGCTTGATGAAGAGAAGGTGAAGTCATGGATCGGTAGGTACGACCTTCCGGCAGTGAAAAAGCCGAAAAGCGTTGGCGTAATGATGGCCGGGAATATTCCGGCAGTAGGTTTCCACGACCTGATGATGGTATTGGTTTCGGGGCATATAGCACATGTGAAATTGAGTTCTGCTGATGAGGTGTTGATCAAATGGCTTGTCAGGGAATTGGTGGAGATCGCTCCAGCCTTTGCAGGGCAAGTGGTCATGGAGGAGATGTTAAAGGCCAAAGATGCTTACATCGCTACGGGCAGTGACAATTCTGCAAGGTATTTTAACTATTATTTTGGTAAGTATCCTAGCGTGATCCGAAAAAACCGAACATCAGTGGCGGTCTTTGATGGCAGTGAAACAGCCGAAGATTACCGGGAGCTGGCCAAGGATATTTTTCAATACTTCGGTCTGGGCTGTAGAAATGTGTCCAAGGTTTATGTGCGAGAACAAAGGCAGCTCAAGGATTTTTTAACAGCAATAGAAGGGTATAATTTTGTGTTCAGCCACCACAAATACCTTAATAATTATGAGTACAACAAATCCATTTATTTGATAAATGGCGATGAGCACTTGGACAATGGCTTTTTGCTGTGCAAGCAAAGTGAAGAATTGGTTTCTCCAGTGGCGGTACTATATTATGAAACCTATGATGATCCAGAAAAACTCAAAGAATTGCTGGAAAGCCAGTCTGAAAAAATCCAGTGCATTGTCAGTAGGGGGCGGTGGTACCCGTCAAGCGTGGCATTTGGTGAAGCGCAGCAGCCTGCAATCGACGATTATGCTGATCATGTAGATACGATGGCCTTTCTACAACGATTGAGCTAA
- a CDS encoding aconitate hydratase translates to MAFDIEMIKAVYAKYPERIAAARKTVGKPLTLAEKILYAHLWDGDATQAFERGKSYVDFAPDRVAMQDATAQMALLQFMQAGKEKVAVPSTAHCDHLILAQKGAAEDLRSSLTASGEVFNFLESVSNKYGIGFWKPGAGIIHQVVLENYAFPGGMMIGTDSHTVNAGGLGMVAIGVGGADAVDVMAGMPWELKFPKLIGVKLTGKLNGWTSAKDVILKVAGILTVKGGTGCIVEYFGEGAKSLSATGKGTICNMGAEIGATTSTFGYDESMERYLRSTDRSDVADLANEVKEHLTGDDEVYADPAQYFDQVIEIDLSTLEPHINGPFTPDRATPVSQIRAEAEKNGWPTKVEWGLIGSCTNSSYEDLSRASSIAQQAVDKKLKTKADFGINPGSEQVRFTAERDGMLKIFEDLDATIFTNACGPCIGQWARTGADKQEKNTIVHSFNRNFSKRADGNPNTHAFVTSPEMVAAIAISGDLGFNPLTDTLTNANGEEVKLDPPKGEELPAKGFAVEDNGYQAPAKDGSGIEVKVSPDSKRLQLLTPFEPWDGKNITGAKLLIKAFGKCTTDHISMAGPWLRFRGHLDNISDNCLIGAVNAFNEETNSVKSQLTGEYGPVPATQRAYKAEGIPTIVVGDHNYGEGSSREHAAMEPRHLGVKAVLVKSFARIHETNLKKQGMLGLTFDNEADYDKIQEDDTINFLDLDQFAPDKPLTLEFVHADGSKDVIVANHSYNDAQIKWFKAGSALNLIKEEQKKNA, encoded by the coding sequence ATGGCATTTGATATAGAAATGATCAAGGCAGTATATGCGAAGTACCCTGAGCGTATCGCAGCTGCCAGAAAGACAGTGGGCAAACCACTGACTTTAGCAGAAAAAATACTTTACGCTCATTTGTGGGATGGAGATGCTACGCAGGCCTTTGAGAGAGGAAAGTCATACGTGGATTTTGCTCCAGATAGAGTGGCGATGCAGGATGCAACTGCACAGATGGCGCTTTTGCAGTTTATGCAAGCGGGAAAAGAGAAAGTAGCTGTGCCATCTACGGCGCACTGTGATCACTTGATCCTGGCACAGAAAGGTGCCGCAGAAGATTTGAGGAGTTCGCTTACTGCTAGTGGGGAAGTGTTTAACTTTTTAGAGTCTGTATCCAATAAATATGGCATCGGCTTCTGGAAACCTGGGGCCGGTATCATTCACCAAGTGGTTTTGGAAAACTACGCCTTCCCAGGAGGAATGATGATCGGTACGGACTCACATACCGTAAATGCCGGTGGACTTGGTATGGTGGCGATTGGTGTAGGTGGTGCTGATGCAGTGGATGTGATGGCCGGAATGCCGTGGGAACTTAAGTTTCCTAAATTGATCGGAGTAAAGCTGACCGGAAAATTGAACGGTTGGACATCGGCAAAAGACGTAATCTTGAAAGTGGCTGGTATCTTGACCGTAAAAGGTGGTACTGGCTGTATCGTGGAATATTTTGGTGAAGGAGCCAAGTCGCTTTCTGCTACTGGTAAAGGAACTATCTGTAACATGGGTGCTGAAATCGGAGCGACCACTTCCACTTTCGGTTATGATGAATCCATGGAGCGGTACCTGAGATCTACTGATCGTTCGGATGTAGCAGACCTTGCCAATGAGGTGAAGGAGCATTTGACTGGTGACGACGAAGTGTACGCTGATCCAGCGCAATATTTTGACCAGGTAATCGAAATAGATCTTTCCACCTTGGAACCACATATCAACGGGCCATTTACGCCAGACAGAGCTACTCCTGTATCTCAGATCAGGGCTGAAGCAGAGAAAAATGGCTGGCCTACGAAAGTGGAGTGGGGCTTGATCGGTTCTTGTACCAACTCTTCCTATGAGGATTTGTCAAGAGCGTCTTCTATTGCCCAACAGGCCGTGGACAAGAAGCTGAAAACCAAAGCAGATTTTGGTATCAACCCAGGATCTGAGCAAGTAAGGTTTACCGCCGAAAGAGACGGTATGCTTAAGATATTTGAGGACCTTGATGCCACTATATTTACCAACGCTTGTGGCCCTTGTATCGGGCAATGGGCTAGAACTGGTGCCGATAAGCAAGAGAAAAACACCATTGTTCACTCATTTAACAGAAACTTCTCCAAGCGTGCAGATGGTAACCCAAATACGCACGCGTTTGTAACTTCTCCCGAGATGGTCGCAGCGATCGCCATTTCCGGTGACTTGGGCTTTAACCCGCTCACTGATACACTCACCAATGCAAACGGTGAAGAGGTGAAGCTAGATCCTCCAAAAGGTGAGGAACTTCCAGCAAAAGGTTTTGCTGTAGAGGATAACGGTTATCAGGCTCCTGCTAAAGATGGCAGTGGAATAGAAGTGAAAGTAAGTCCTGACTCGAAGCGTCTTCAGCTACTGACGCCATTCGAACCTTGGGATGGTAAAAATATTACAGGAGCCAAGCTCTTGATCAAAGCCTTTGGTAAGTGTACTACTGACCACATCTCTATGGCAGGTCCATGGCTAAGGTTTAGAGGTCACTTGGACAATATCTCTGATAACTGCCTGATCGGTGCTGTCAATGCCTTTAATGAGGAAACAAACTCCGTGAAGAGCCAGCTGACTGGTGAATACGGTCCAGTGCCTGCTACACAACGAGCTTATAAAGCAGAAGGCATTCCTACTATCGTGGTAGGTGACCATAACTATGGAGAAGGTTCTTCCAGAGAACATGCTGCCATGGAGCCGAGGCATTTGGGAGTGAAAGCAGTATTGGTGAAGTCATTTGCCCGTATTCATGAGACCAACTTGAAGAAGCAGGGGATGCTTGGCCTTACATTTGACAATGAGGCAGATTATGACAAAATCCAAGAAGATGACACCATTAACTTCCTTGACTTGGATCAGTTTGCTCCGGATAAACCTTTGACCTTGGAATTTGTACATGCAGATGGATCCAAGGATGTGATCGTAGCTAACCATAGCTATAATGACGCTCAAATTAAGTGGTTCAAAGCAGGTTCTGCCCTTAACTTGATCAAAGAAGAGCAAAAGAAAAACGCGTAA
- a CDS encoding 4Fe-4S binding protein, with protein sequence MAIMITDECINCGACEPECPNTAIYEGGLEWTWGGGTELKEVKTEDGSVVDADEPQEPVSDEFYYIVTGKCTECTGFHEEPQCAAVCPVDCCVDDPDHPESEEELLEKKQFLHAE encoded by the coding sequence ATGGCAATAATGATAACTGATGAATGCATCAACTGTGGTGCATGCGAGCCTGAATGCCCAAATACAGCCATCTATGAAGGTGGACTAGAGTGGACTTGGGGCGGAGGTACTGAGCTTAAGGAAGTGAAGACAGAAGACGGATCAGTGGTAGATGCAGACGAACCCCAAGAGCCTGTTTCTGATGAATTTTACTACATCGTCACCGGAAAATGCACTGAATGTACTGGTTTTCACGAAGAACCACAATGTGCAGCTGTATGTCCCGTAGACTGCTGTGTTGATGATCCTGATCATCCAGAGTCTGAAGAAGAGTTACTAGAAAAGAAACAATTCCTACACGCAGAATAA
- a CDS encoding AI-2E family transporter: MQKLIISVLAFTIILLLLGWYFSNIAFYLIISLVIAAALRPMTNRINSVHVFGHHIPRWMAILCSFATIGMVLFLITLLFIPLIIDQVEIIQNVDIEFLYEQIQRPINKVEGFLIRLNLLSNNPGHLFEQVKDTILSSIREINFQGFINSLINTTSTLLITILAVVFISFFLLLENGLLRRNIINLVPNKYFELSVATFHKVERLLSNYLVGLLVQMSAIFTIASTGLAIVGVDYALTIGVFAAVANLIPYAGPMLGATFGVIVGLITGDFIGTEEMPFFILKILAVFSVVQLTDNILLQPLIFSKSVKAHPLEIFVIIFAGAKVGGVIGMVLAIPIYTIFRVSVQEFYKGYKEYRIFKI, translated from the coding sequence ATGCAGAAACTGATCATTTCCGTCCTGGCCTTTACCATCATCCTTCTATTACTGGGCTGGTACTTTTCTAACATTGCATTTTACCTGATCATCTCGTTGGTTATAGCTGCAGCCCTACGACCAATGACCAACCGAATCAACAGTGTTCACGTGTTCGGTCACCACATCCCACGATGGATGGCAATCCTTTGCTCCTTCGCAACCATTGGTATGGTACTGTTTCTGATCACATTGCTGTTTATCCCGCTGATCATCGATCAGGTTGAAATCATTCAAAATGTAGACATTGAATTTCTCTACGAACAGATCCAACGCCCTATCAATAAAGTGGAAGGTTTCCTGATAAGACTGAATCTATTAAGCAATAACCCAGGTCATCTATTTGAACAAGTAAAAGACACCATCCTTTCCAGTATCCGGGAAATCAATTTCCAGGGCTTTATCAACAGCCTGATAAATACCACGAGTACACTTTTGATCACCATACTGGCAGTGGTCTTCATTTCGTTCTTTTTGTTATTGGAAAATGGATTATTGCGAAGAAACATCATCAATTTGGTCCCGAACAAGTACTTTGAACTTTCTGTGGCCACCTTTCACAAAGTAGAACGGCTCCTTTCCAATTACCTGGTGGGGTTGCTCGTTCAAATGAGTGCCATATTCACCATCGCCTCCACTGGACTGGCGATCGTCGGAGTGGATTACGCCCTTACCATCGGTGTTTTCGCGGCAGTGGCAAACCTCATCCCCTACGCAGGACCTATGCTGGGCGCTACATTTGGCGTGATTGTGGGCCTTATTACAGGTGATTTTATCGGCACAGAGGAAATGCCCTTCTTTATTTTGAAGATTTTGGCTGTCTTTTCGGTGGTACAACTTACAGATAATATCCTTTTACAACCCTTAATTTTCTCGAAATCCGTAAAAGCGCATCCACTTGAAATATTTGTTATTATCTTTGCAGGTGCAAAAGTCGGTGGGGTGATCGGCATGGTACTTGCCATCCCAATTTATACGATTTTCAGGGTTTCTGTACAGGAGTTCTACAAAGGATATAAGGAGTACCGCATATTTAAAATATAA
- the cas6 gene encoding CRISPR-associated endoribonuclease Cas6 → MRIRLIFSLKNKGAYLPFHHQYILAQFLKGLIVKGGREEFFNYNYFNFSGLKGQTKVSRSGLHYYSSLVTLVLSSPNEDFLDYLLEQVFKTPKIELGNLIISPEYTEKESEPELEASNKFVCISPLVLLTPTFDDDSGKRFINPDTDEFSDLLYESTLTRMERSGWYSQEQMESFYKFQVVPDMNYVNKLKEQQKKFARIYSVYDMDVKYEVRGYTLPFTLYAAHEVQDFVFKCGLGAFTHKGFGMLDLANNSPSQRTEPYKFKREGFVPYKSRQQDQSRSTDEDEQE, encoded by the coding sequence GTGAGAATTAGATTAATATTTTCGTTAAAGAACAAAGGCGCTTATTTACCCTTTCATCACCAATACATTTTGGCCCAGTTTCTTAAAGGTCTGATTGTAAAAGGTGGTCGTGAAGAGTTTTTCAACTACAATTACTTCAACTTCTCTGGTCTTAAAGGCCAGACCAAAGTAAGTAGAAGTGGCCTGCATTATTACTCAAGCTTAGTTACCTTAGTGCTTTCATCACCCAATGAAGACTTTCTTGACTATCTGCTAGAGCAAGTATTCAAAACGCCAAAAATTGAGTTAGGAAATCTCATCATCTCCCCTGAGTACACAGAAAAAGAATCTGAGCCGGAATTGGAAGCTTCAAACAAATTTGTTTGTATCTCTCCATTGGTGCTCTTGACTCCTACGTTTGATGATGATTCCGGTAAAAGGTTCATCAACCCAGACACGGACGAGTTTTCGGATTTGTTATACGAATCTACCTTGACCCGAATGGAGCGATCAGGATGGTATAGCCAGGAACAAATGGAATCTTTCTATAAATTCCAGGTAGTACCCGACATGAATTATGTAAATAAGCTGAAGGAACAGCAAAAGAAATTTGCTCGGATTTACTCCGTGTACGACATGGACGTAAAGTATGAAGTAAGAGGCTACACCCTGCCTTTCACGCTTTATGCTGCACATGAAGTACAGGATTTCGTGTTTAAATGTGGACTGGGAGCTTTTACGCATAAAGGCTTCGGAATGCTGGATCTGGCCAACAACTCACCGAGTCAACGCACAGAACCTTATAAGTTCAAAAGGGAAGGATTTGTTCCTTACAAGTCCCGACAGCAAGACCAGTCTCGTTCAACAGATGAAGACGAACAAGAGTAG
- the ychF gene encoding redox-regulated ATPase YchF, producing MALQCGIVGLPNVGKSTLFNALSSAKAEAANFPFCTIEPNVGVVTVPDHRLKVLEGLVNPERVMPTVIEFVDIAGLVKGASKGEGLGNKFLANIREVDAIVHVIRCFNDDNVVHVAGKVDPIFDKEVIDTELQLKDLESVDKKILRIEKIAKSGDAKAKKELEILKVFKAGLEAGKNARAIDVEKEDLEAVRDIHLLTIKPVLYVANVDEGSIQSGNEHVEQLKENVKDENAEVIMLCAAIESQIAEFEDLEEKQLFLGEYGLEESGLNRLIKAAYDLLDLITYFTAGKQEVRAWTIKKGWKAPAAAGVIHTDFERGFIKAEVIKLPDYETFKTEAACRENGKTAIEGKEYVVKDGDIMHFRFNV from the coding sequence ATGGCATTACAGTGTGGCATCGTTGGCTTGCCCAACGTCGGAAAATCAACATTATTCAATGCACTATCCAGTGCAAAGGCAGAAGCGGCAAACTTCCCTTTCTGTACCATCGAACCTAATGTAGGTGTTGTTACCGTACCTGATCATAGACTAAAGGTATTGGAAGGATTGGTAAATCCGGAAAGGGTGATGCCCACCGTCATTGAATTTGTGGATATCGCGGGACTGGTAAAAGGAGCCAGTAAAGGAGAAGGATTAGGTAATAAGTTCCTTGCCAATATCCGCGAAGTGGATGCCATCGTCCACGTAATCCGATGCTTCAATGACGATAATGTGGTCCATGTGGCAGGAAAAGTTGACCCAATATTTGACAAAGAGGTAATAGATACCGAACTTCAGTTAAAAGATCTTGAATCTGTTGATAAAAAGATTTTGAGGATCGAAAAAATCGCCAAATCAGGTGATGCGAAAGCCAAGAAAGAGCTGGAAATCCTAAAGGTGTTCAAGGCCGGACTTGAAGCAGGAAAAAATGCAAGGGCAATCGATGTGGAGAAGGAAGACCTTGAAGCGGTCAGGGACATCCATCTACTGACGATCAAACCAGTGCTGTATGTGGCCAATGTAGATGAAGGCAGCATACAAAGTGGAAACGAACATGTAGAGCAACTCAAGGAAAACGTGAAGGATGAAAACGCAGAAGTGATCATGCTTTGTGCTGCTATCGAATCGCAAATCGCAGAATTTGAAGATTTGGAAGAAAAACAGCTGTTTTTGGGTGAGTATGGCCTGGAAGAAAGCGGGCTCAACAGACTTATCAAAGCTGCCTATGATTTACTTGACTTGATTACCTATTTTACTGCCGGCAAACAGGAAGTTAGAGCTTGGACCATTAAAAAAGGATGGAAAGCACCTGCCGCCGCTGGTGTAATCCATACCGATTTTGAGCGTGGATTCATCAAAGCGGAGGTCATTAAGTTACCGGATTATGAAACTTTCAAAACTGAAGCTGCTTGTCGTGAAAACGGAAAAACAGCCATTGAAGGCAAAGAATACGTGGTTAAAGACGGTGACATTATGCATTTTAGGTTTAATGTTTAA
- a CDS encoding DUF3276 family protein — MEEHKGNDREEIFSRKVKAGKRTYFFDVKSTRSNDYYLTITESKRKIRDDNFVYEKHKIFLYKEDFAKFVDALQDTVDHVKNELMADFDFSQYEVEAETSSEDKFGEDLKWD; from the coding sequence GTGGAAGAGCATAAAGGAAACGACAGAGAGGAAATTTTCTCAAGAAAAGTAAAAGCTGGAAAAAGAACTTACTTTTTTGACGTAAAATCAACAAGATCAAACGATTATTACCTGACCATCACTGAAAGTAAGCGAAAAATTCGTGATGATAATTTCGTTTACGAAAAGCACAAAATCTTTCTATACAAAGAAGATTTTGCCAAGTTCGTTGATGCGTTGCAGGACACCGTGGATCACGTCAAAAATGAATTGATGGCCGACTTTGACTTCTCCCAATATGAAGTAGAAGCCGAGACCAGTTCCGAAGATAAATTCGGTGAAGATTTAAAGTGGGATTAA
- a CDS encoding DUF2490 domain-containing protein, whose amino-acid sequence MNSSFGQDGGTNYWGTQIETSYTYPLKKGWKANGKLSSRIFWVKDGQASEETSKKTPAMDVIRFSLAVAKNHSPFLSYGMGYLIGGEQEFGGEFTRENRLFQQVTFSQLLKGRTRLAQQIRLEERFMENGDKLRLRTKFTYELPLQGSSLDPGEWYLLGEYEILMDLRKKAVRNAFLYDNRFQMNLGRYTNRLKKIEYGLGYYLTTVSQAGTKERFWFVRFALFLN is encoded by the coding sequence ATGAACAGTAGCTTTGGCCAAGATGGGGGGACTAATTATTGGGGTACCCAGATAGAGACTTCGTATACATACCCACTTAAAAAAGGGTGGAAAGCAAATGGAAAGCTATCTTCGAGGATTTTCTGGGTCAAGGATGGTCAAGCAAGCGAGGAAACCAGCAAAAAAACACCAGCAATGGATGTGATCCGGTTTAGTCTTGCTGTAGCTAAGAACCATTCTCCGTTTTTATCATATGGCATGGGATATCTTATAGGTGGAGAGCAAGAGTTTGGAGGGGAGTTTACGAGGGAAAACAGGTTGTTTCAGCAGGTGACATTCTCTCAGCTTTTGAAAGGCCGGACAAGGCTGGCCCAGCAGATCAGGCTGGAAGAGCGGTTTATGGAAAATGGTGACAAATTACGGCTCCGGACTAAGTTTACCTACGAACTTCCCTTGCAAGGAAGCAGCCTTGATCCTGGAGAATGGTATTTGCTAGGGGAGTATGAGATATTGATGGACCTGAGAAAAAAAGCCGTTCGGAATGCATTTTTATATGATAATCGATTTCAAATGAATCTGGGGAGATATACGAATAGATTAAAGAAAATAGAATACGGACTTGGATATTACCTTACGACTGTTTCGCAAGCAGGCACTAAGGAGCGTTTTTGGTTCGTGAGGTTTGCGCTGTTTTTAAATTGA